In Micrococcales bacterium, the following proteins share a genomic window:
- a CDS encoding NYN domain-containing protein, protein MSTRETPNRPDEGHFRLAVLIDADNAQASVIEALLEEVARFGDAIVRRIYGDFTAPTSAAWKKVLQRNAIKPVQQFAYSTGKNATDSTLIIDAMDLLYTGDFDGFCLVTSDSDFTGLATRLREAGQMVYGFGERKTPEAFRNACHRFVFVEVLRKGGGEAEEAETPAPKRRTRKAPAAEPAAPKFPKQFVMRALEQSADDSGWADLGTFGRYLVKLQPDFDSRLYGYRKLSDLVRARTDLFEIEERQAQNSSQKDIYIRAT, encoded by the coding sequence GTGAGTACCCGCGAAACTCCGAATCGTCCAGACGAGGGCCACTTCCGCCTGGCCGTCCTCATCGACGCCGACAACGCCCAGGCCTCGGTCATCGAGGCCCTCCTCGAGGAGGTCGCCCGGTTCGGCGATGCGATCGTGCGCCGCATATACGGCGACTTCACCGCACCCACCAGCGCGGCCTGGAAGAAGGTCCTGCAGCGCAACGCCATCAAGCCGGTGCAGCAGTTCGCCTACTCCACAGGAAAGAACGCCACGGACAGCACACTGATCATCGACGCGATGGACCTGCTCTACACCGGCGACTTCGACGGGTTCTGCCTGGTCACCAGCGACAGCGACTTCACGGGCCTGGCGACCAGACTGCGCGAGGCTGGGCAGATGGTCTACGGGTTCGGGGAGCGCAAGACCCCGGAGGCGTTCCGCAACGCATGCCACCGCTTCGTGTTCGTGGAGGTGCTACGCAAAGGCGGCGGCGAGGCCGAGGAGGCCGAAACCCCCGCCCCGAAGCGGCGCACCAGGAAAGCGCCGGCAGCCGAGCCCGCCGCGCCGAAGTTCCCGAAACAGTTCGTGATGCGGGCGCTCGAGCAGTCCGCCGACGACTCCGGCTGGGCCGACCTCGGCACGTTCGGCCGCTACCTGGTCAAACTGCAGCCCGACTTCGACTCCCGGCTGTACGGGTACCGAAAGCTGTCCGACCTGGTGCGCGCACGCACCGACCTGTTCGAGATCGAGGAGCGGCAGGCGCAGAATTCCAGCCAGAAGGACATCTACATCCGCGCAACGTGA
- a CDS encoding YfcC family protein produces MAEQATKKKFEFPSAVTTLAIVTVLVWVVALFIPAGRYQLDPDGSPMPGTYEQVPSPLTFWESVQQLVLAPVNGIYGLLNFETDVVDTETVGRMFGQVGVIVFIMAIGAFISVSFHTRSLEVAVAQLANRLRSKGWLLITAVMVLFSVLGSTMGFSVETLGFYALFIPLMAALGYDRMTTAGMIILGALAGVMGATVNPFSIGVAAGEAGVSIGDGIVLRFLLWVLITGMCVGWVLRYANRVRRDPEASLVGWEDPEDETATDEAADDVEHGQVAATLTGTQKWVLVITVAAFALMIFAVIPWSSLFGSTTGPADYLYQHETLTEPYWFELNWWFPQLAMLFIIASVIVGVVARMREKEIVRLIAVGASDMMGPALVVLLAGGVSVIMNNTQTLATILNSMESLISDASAGVFSIITVIVNIPLAFLIPSSSGHAALAMPLLAPLADFAGVSRSTTITAWIMGHGLTLMWSPTSVVLVGGLAIARVGYDKYLRFAWPLLVGLFVVTAGVVAAAAALGR; encoded by the coding sequence ATGGCCGAGCAGGCGACCAAGAAGAAGTTCGAATTCCCCTCCGCGGTCACCACCCTGGCGATCGTCACCGTCCTGGTGTGGGTGGTCGCGCTGTTCATCCCCGCGGGCCGGTATCAGCTCGATCCGGACGGCAGCCCGATGCCCGGCACCTACGAGCAGGTCCCCTCGCCGCTGACGTTCTGGGAGTCGGTCCAGCAGTTGGTGCTGGCGCCGGTGAACGGCATCTACGGGCTGCTGAACTTCGAGACCGACGTGGTGGACACCGAGACTGTGGGCCGGATGTTCGGCCAGGTCGGGGTCATCGTCTTCATCATGGCGATCGGCGCGTTCATCTCGGTGTCGTTCCACACCCGCAGCCTCGAGGTCGCGGTAGCCCAACTGGCCAACCGCCTGCGCAGTAAGGGCTGGCTGCTCATCACCGCGGTGATGGTGCTGTTCTCCGTGCTGGGTTCCACCATGGGTTTCTCGGTCGAGACGCTGGGCTTCTACGCACTGTTCATCCCGCTGATGGCCGCGCTCGGGTACGACCGTATGACGACCGCCGGCATGATCATCCTCGGTGCACTGGCCGGGGTGATGGGGGCGACGGTGAACCCCTTCTCGATAGGGGTCGCCGCCGGTGAGGCCGGCGTGAGCATCGGTGACGGCATCGTTCTGAGATTTCTGCTGTGGGTCCTCATCACAGGGATGTGCGTGGGCTGGGTCCTGCGGTACGCCAATCGGGTGCGCAGGGATCCGGAGGCGTCACTGGTCGGGTGGGAGGACCCCGAGGACGAGACAGCGACTGACGAGGCTGCCGACGACGTCGAGCACGGGCAGGTGGCCGCAACGCTGACGGGCACCCAGAAGTGGGTGTTGGTCATCACGGTGGCGGCCTTCGCCTTGATGATCTTCGCCGTGATCCCCTGGTCGAGCCTGTTCGGGTCGACCACCGGGCCCGCCGACTACCTCTACCAGCACGAGACCCTGACCGAGCCGTACTGGTTCGAGCTGAACTGGTGGTTCCCGCAACTGGCGATGCTGTTCATCATCGCGTCCGTGATCGTGGGGGTCGTGGCACGCATGCGCGAGAAGGAGATCGTGCGACTGATCGCCGTGGGGGCCTCCGACATGATGGGGCCGGCGCTGGTCGTCCTGCTCGCCGGCGGCGTGTCGGTGATCATGAATAACACCCAGACGCTGGCCACGATCCTGAACTCCATGGAAAGCCTGATCTCCGACGCCTCGGCCGGGGTCTTCTCGATCATCACGGTGATCGTGAATATCCCGCTGGCGTTCCTGATCCCGTCGAGCTCCGGACACGCGGCCCTGGCGATGCCGCTGCTCGCGCCACTGGCCGACTTCGCCGGCGTGTCCCGCTCCACCACGATCACTGCCTGGATCATGGGGCACGGGCTCACCCTGATGTGGTCGCCGACCAGCGTGGTCCTGGTCGGCGGGCTCGCGATCGCCAGGGTGGGCTACGACAAGTACCTGCGGTTCGCCTGGCCGCTGCTGGTCGGGCTGTTCGTGGTCACGGCCGGGGTGGTCGCCGCCGCGGCAGCGCTGGGTCGCTGA
- a CDS encoding winged helix-turn-helix transcriptional regulator, whose protein sequence is MVVYEALTDDEVDRLFRALADRTRRDIVARTLVGEVTVSQLAAAYAMSFAAVQKHVAVLEGAGLVTKQPHGRERRVRANPEMIARAQALLDQYERIWRDRVSRLDDLFTEDTPR, encoded by the coding sequence ATGGTTGTATATGAGGCTCTCACCGACGACGAGGTCGACCGGCTCTTCCGGGCGCTGGCCGACCGCACTCGCCGTGACATCGTCGCCCGCACCCTGGTCGGCGAAGTCACGGTGTCGCAGTTGGCGGCCGCCTACGCCATGTCATTCGCCGCGGTCCAGAAGCACGTCGCGGTGCTGGAAGGAGCCGGACTTGTGACCAAGCAGCCCCACGGTCGCGAACGGCGCGTGCGTGCGAACCCCGAGATGATCGCCCGCGCCCAAGCCCTGCTCGACCAGTACGAGCGGATCTGGCGCGACCGAGTGTCCCGCCTCGATGACCTGTTCACAGAAGACACCCCTCGATGA
- a CDS encoding type II toxin-antitoxin system VapB family antitoxin: protein MGLNIKNERVHALARRASQITGRSQTSVIELALEELLARLQASERDASVDSLLAGLQRDVEAHGGLSTEDLYDDAGLPT, encoded by the coding sequence ATGGGTCTCAACATAAAGAACGAACGCGTCCACGCCCTTGCGCGCCGTGCCTCCCAGATCACGGGCCGCAGCCAGACCAGCGTCATCGAACTGGCTCTCGAAGAACTCCTCGCGCGGCTGCAGGCGTCCGAACGTGATGCGTCCGTGGACAGTCTCCTCGCCGGGCTGCAACGGGACGTCGAGGCGCACGGGGGTCTGTCCACCGAGGACCTGTACGACGACGCCGGCCTCCCCACGTGA
- a CDS encoding DUF222 domain-containing protein, which yields MPGTGPTPSAALDQLRAGFRALDDQGHLDDLHTAEQARRRADAVHAVRVAELAARSQAASRGIGGAGTEEIGWLLGLSSRAAAHLVGTCEDLVSRPLVFDGLHQGLIDRTRAVKIVHLLSEVPDPARERLEARAIAYGAEHTTAQLHRYLLRLTCDHDPDETLRKQALDNRGVALIPRGHGMSSICIDISAEHADAFIQGLDHYANTHHPDPYDQGPNRSVEQRRADALVGLITDRTTWDVHVAISIPADMLMGVETAGADLNGSPVTHALALHLAWSPDARWTRLVTDPLTGVLLDPGTTRYEIPKKLRHAIRARDLTCRWPGCTRKAEYTDTDHVIPHRLSGHTSADGLVCLCRHHHRLKTFGHWKIHTKSTYALDLHITAPLGTTRTTKPPQHPRRD from the coding sequence ATGCCCGGAACCGGACCCACCCCCTCCGCGGCCCTGGACCAGCTCAGGGCCGGGTTCCGGGCACTCGACGACCAGGGGCACCTCGACGACCTGCACACCGCGGAGCAGGCCCGCAGGCGCGCCGACGCGGTCCACGCGGTGCGGGTCGCCGAGCTGGCCGCCCGGTCGCAGGCGGCCAGCCGTGGCATCGGGGGGGCCGGCACCGAGGAGATCGGGTGGCTGCTCGGGCTGTCCAGCCGCGCCGCGGCCCACCTGGTCGGCACCTGTGAGGACCTGGTGTCGCGCCCGCTGGTGTTCGACGGGCTGCACCAGGGGCTGATCGACCGCACCCGCGCCGTGAAGATCGTGCACCTGCTGTCCGAGGTCCCCGACCCGGCCCGTGAACGCCTGGAGGCCCGGGCCATCGCCTACGGCGCCGAGCACACCACCGCCCAGTTGCACCGGTACCTGCTGCGCCTGACCTGCGACCACGACCCCGACGAAACCTTGCGCAAACAGGCCCTGGACAACCGCGGGGTCGCGCTGATCCCCCGCGGCCACGGCATGTCCAGCATCTGCATCGACATCTCCGCCGAACACGCCGACGCGTTCATCCAAGGCCTGGACCACTACGCCAACACCCACCACCCGGACCCCTACGACCAAGGCCCGAACCGCAGCGTGGAGCAGCGCCGCGCCGACGCCCTGGTCGGGCTGATCACCGACCGCACCACCTGGGACGTGCACGTGGCCATCAGCATCCCCGCCGACATGCTGATGGGCGTGGAAACCGCCGGCGCGGACCTCAACGGCTCCCCGGTCACCCACGCCCTGGCCCTGCACCTGGCCTGGTCCCCCGACGCCCGCTGGACCCGGCTGGTCACCGACCCCCTCACCGGTGTGCTCCTGGACCCCGGCACCACCCGGTACGAGATCCCGAAGAAACTACGCCACGCCATCCGGGCCCGCGACCTCACCTGCCGGTGGCCCGGCTGCACCCGCAAAGCCGAATACACCGACACCGACCACGTCATCCCCCACCGACTGTCCGGGCACACCAGCGCCGACGGGCTCGTCTGCCTCTGCCGCCACCACCACCGCCTCAAAACCTTCGGACACTGGAAGATCCACACCAAGTCCACCTACGCCCTCGACCTGCACATCACCGCACCCCTGGGCACCACCCGCACCACCAAACCCCCACAGCACCCACGACGAGACTGA
- a CDS encoding GyrI-like domain-containing protein codes for MSEPSLVTLEPAEIAVVREVVAMDALPAFYDRAYHEAMAAIQQQGATVGGPPVGVYFGMPTDTVDVAAGFPTPTPVQPVGAVSALQLPGGRAVQVLHIGSYDSMQQTYGGLMQWVQAQGLALGPLMWETYLTEPDDKDPGSMQTLITWPLA; via the coding sequence ATGTCCGAGCCCAGCCTCGTGACCCTTGAACCCGCTGAGATCGCCGTCGTCAGGGAGGTGGTGGCCATGGACGCGCTGCCGGCCTTCTACGACCGGGCGTACCACGAGGCCATGGCGGCGATCCAGCAGCAAGGTGCGACTGTGGGCGGCCCGCCGGTCGGGGTGTACTTCGGTATGCCGACCGACACTGTCGACGTGGCTGCCGGGTTCCCGACGCCGACGCCGGTGCAGCCGGTGGGCGCGGTGTCCGCGCTGCAGTTGCCGGGCGGCCGTGCGGTGCAGGTGCTGCACATCGGTTCCTACGACTCGATGCAACAGACCTACGGAGGACTGATGCAGTGGGTGCAGGCGCAGGGCCTGGCCCTCGGTCCGCTCATGTGGGAGACCTATCTGACCGAGCCCGATGACAAGGATCCCGGATCGATGCAGACGCTGATCACCTGGCCGTTAGCGTAA
- a CDS encoding SRPBCC domain-containing protein, whose product MPVTTVTKDPEALTMTVVADFPVPLERLWNAYADPRQLERFWGPPTYPAMFTRHDMYPGGRSEYAMTGPEGDVSRGYWEYLDVNPLKSFEVLDGFALPDGSPNREMPSMRMVFAFAATDGGSQVSTTTYFNSVAELDQLLSMGMEEGMHAAMGQMDDVLADLASFASDAVCEAQILSDTQVRVSRVVRGSVEQVWRAHHDADLLQRWLLGPDGWTMPVCEVATTVGDAYRYEWEQADGGGRFGFTGELLESVPPHRAVTTEQMIGMEGPGTVNEMTLTPVADGTLLSLVITYPNAEIRDIVLGTGMTTGMETSYARLEQEVLAYS is encoded by the coding sequence ATGCCCGTCACAACAGTCACGAAAGACCCCGAGGCGCTCACGATGACCGTGGTCGCGGACTTCCCGGTGCCGCTGGAGCGGCTGTGGAACGCGTACGCCGACCCGCGCCAACTCGAACGGTTCTGGGGCCCCCCGACGTATCCGGCGATGTTCACACGCCACGACATGTATCCCGGTGGCCGCAGTGAGTACGCCATGACCGGGCCCGAGGGCGATGTGTCGCGGGGCTACTGGGAGTACCTCGACGTGAACCCGCTCAAGTCGTTCGAGGTCCTCGACGGCTTCGCGCTGCCCGACGGTTCGCCGAACCGGGAGATGCCGTCCATGCGGATGGTCTTTGCGTTCGCGGCCACCGATGGTGGCTCGCAGGTGTCGACCACGACGTACTTCAACTCGGTGGCCGAACTCGACCAGTTGCTCAGCATGGGCATGGAGGAGGGTATGCACGCCGCGATGGGGCAGATGGACGACGTCCTGGCGGACCTCGCGTCCTTTGCCAGCGACGCTGTGTGCGAGGCGCAGATCCTCAGCGACACCCAGGTCCGGGTCAGCCGGGTCGTCCGGGGGTCGGTGGAGCAGGTGTGGCGCGCGCACCACGATGCCGATCTGCTGCAGCGCTGGCTGCTCGGACCGGACGGCTGGACCATGCCTGTTTGTGAGGTCGCCACCACGGTGGGGGACGCCTACCGGTACGAGTGGGAACAGGCTGACGGCGGGGGTCGTTTCGGGTTCACCGGCGAACTGTTGGAAAGCGTGCCGCCGCACCGGGCAGTGACCACCGAGCAGATGATCGGCATGGAGGGTCCGGGCACCGTCAACGAGATGACCTTGACCCCGGTCGCCGACGGGACGTTGCTGTCCCTGGTGATCACCTACCCGAACGCCGAGATCCGCGACATCGTGCTGGGCACCGGCATGACCACCGGTATGGAGACCAGCTACGCGCGGCTGGAGCAGGAGGTCCTGGCCTACTCGTAG
- a CDS encoding acyl-CoA dehydrogenase family protein: MDFEPSARAADLTARVRAFIDHEVAPVEEEYHAQIRGIRESGGDSWQPLPLVDGLRAEARLRGLWNLWLPADHEGDYAERFGTDGDTGLSNIDYAPVAEQMGRSFLAPLIFNCNAPDTGNMEVLLRYGTPEQQQQWLEPLLDGRIRSGYAMTEPDVASSDATNMTATAVVDGDEVVINGRKWWTSGAGHPDCEVFVFMGDSGDPDADRHHRHTMVLVPRDTPGVQIVRMLTAMGQYDEPIGHGEVLFSDVRVPASNILLGEGRAFEIAQGRLGPGRVHHCMRLIGLAERALELACQRGKERVAFGKPLVNLGGNRERIAQARIAIDSTRLLVLNAAWRLDTYGPMGALSEISQIKVAAPRMAQEVIDFAMQMHGGGGMSDDFPLAAAWTQARALRLADGPDEVHLGVVAKLELAKQRLHR; the protein is encoded by the coding sequence ATGGATTTCGAACCCTCTGCCCGTGCCGCCGATCTCACCGCCCGGGTCCGCGCCTTCATCGACCACGAGGTCGCACCGGTCGAGGAGGAGTACCACGCACAGATCCGGGGCATCCGCGAGAGCGGCGGGGACTCCTGGCAGCCGCTGCCGCTGGTCGACGGTCTGCGGGCCGAGGCGCGGCTGCGGGGGCTGTGGAACCTGTGGCTGCCCGCCGACCACGAGGGGGACTACGCCGAACGCTTCGGCACTGACGGCGACACGGGGCTGTCCAACATCGACTACGCGCCGGTGGCCGAGCAGATGGGCCGGTCGTTCCTCGCCCCGCTGATCTTCAACTGCAACGCCCCCGACACCGGGAACATGGAGGTGCTGCTGCGCTACGGCACGCCGGAGCAGCAGCAGCAGTGGCTCGAGCCGTTGCTCGACGGGCGCATCCGCTCCGGGTACGCGATGACCGAACCGGACGTGGCCTCCTCTGACGCCACCAACATGACCGCCACCGCGGTGGTCGACGGCGACGAGGTGGTCATCAACGGCCGCAAGTGGTGGACCTCCGGTGCCGGCCACCCGGACTGCGAGGTGTTCGTGTTCATGGGTGACTCCGGCGACCCCGATGCCGACCGGCACCACCGCCACACCATGGTGCTCGTGCCCCGCGACACCCCGGGCGTGCAGATCGTGCGGATGCTCACCGCGATGGGCCAGTACGACGAGCCGATCGGTCACGGCGAGGTGCTGTTCAGCGACGTGCGGGTCCCGGCCTCCAACATCCTGCTCGGCGAGGGCCGCGCGTTCGAGATCGCCCAGGGCCGGCTCGGGCCGGGCCGCGTGCACCACTGCATGCGCCTGATCGGCCTGGCGGAGCGGGCGCTGGAGTTGGCGTGTCAGCGGGGCAAGGAGCGCGTGGCGTTCGGCAAGCCGCTGGTGAACCTCGGGGGCAACCGCGAACGCATCGCGCAAGCGAGGATCGCCATCGACTCGACGCGGTTGCTCGTCCTCAACGCTGCGTGGCGACTCGACACCTACGGACCGATGGGAGCGCTGAGCGAGATCAGCCAGATCAAGGTGGCGGCCCCGCGGATGGCGCAGGAGGTCATCGACTTCGCGATGCAGATGCACGGCGGGGGCGGCATGAGTGACGACTTCCCGCTGGCGGCGGCGTGGACGCAGGCCCGTGCCCTGCGCCTGGCCGACGGACCGGACGAGGTGCATCTCGGCGTCGTCGCGAAGCTGGAGTTGGCTAAACAGCGGCTGCACCGTTAG
- a CDS encoding hydroxymethylglutaryl-CoA reductase has translation MTERRAVPRDRDNDYTPEQAQIRRDFTGTDLPHVGSYSFDPAALPGNIENFIGVAQVPIGLAGPLRVNGEHAEGDYYVPLATTEGTLVASYNRGMRLLTEAGGVKTTVVDDRMQRAPVFLLDDARQARDLAAWIREQEAAIRTAAESTTSVGKLIEIEQYHVGPLLYLRFDYTTGDAAGQNMVGRATWAACEWIQANRPDHPRYVLSGAIDTDKKHSQLNVLRTRGKRVVAEATIPADLLEEQMGVTPAQLFRMRQISQAGGILAGSANYGAHAANGLAALFIATGQDAANVAESHTAITYSQVTDTGDYYWTITLPALIVATVGGGTGLPTQRECLELLGCAGSGRAKAFAEICAAVVLAGEVSLASAVLAGDWVTSHERLGRNR, from the coding sequence ATGACCGAGCGCCGGGCCGTGCCCCGTGACCGCGACAACGATTACACCCCCGAGCAGGCGCAGATCCGCCGCGACTTCACCGGGACCGACCTCCCCCATGTCGGGTCGTACTCCTTCGACCCGGCCGCGCTGCCCGGCAACATCGAGAACTTCATCGGCGTCGCTCAGGTGCCGATCGGCCTCGCCGGGCCGCTGCGGGTCAACGGGGAGCACGCCGAGGGCGACTACTACGTCCCCCTGGCGACCACCGAGGGGACGCTGGTGGCCAGTTACAACCGCGGGATGCGACTGCTCACCGAGGCGGGCGGCGTCAAGACCACCGTGGTCGACGACCGGATGCAGCGCGCGCCCGTGTTCCTCCTCGACGACGCGCGGCAGGCTCGCGACCTCGCGGCCTGGATCCGCGAGCAAGAGGCAGCCATCCGTACGGCGGCGGAATCGACGACCAGCGTGGGCAAGTTGATCGAGATCGAGCAGTACCACGTGGGCCCCCTGCTGTACCTGCGGTTCGACTACACCACCGGCGACGCCGCCGGCCAGAACATGGTGGGCCGGGCGACCTGGGCCGCCTGCGAGTGGATCCAGGCAAACCGCCCCGACCACCCGCGCTATGTGCTGTCCGGGGCGATCGACACCGACAAGAAGCACTCGCAACTCAACGTCCTGCGCACCCGCGGCAAACGGGTCGTCGCCGAAGCCACGATCCCCGCTGACCTGCTCGAGGAGCAGATGGGAGTCACCCCGGCGCAGTTGTTCCGGATGCGGCAGATCAGCCAGGCCGGCGGCATCCTGGCGGGCAGCGCCAACTACGGCGCGCACGCCGCCAACGGACTCGCCGCCTTGTTCATCGCAACCGGTCAGGACGCGGCCAACGTCGCGGAGTCCCACACAGCCATCACGTACTCGCAGGTCACGGACACCGGCGACTACTACTGGACGATCACGTTGCCCGCTCTGATCGTCGCCACGGTCGGTGGCGGTACCGGGCTACCCACCCAACGCGAGTGCCTGGAACTGCTGGGCTGCGCCGGTTCCGGGCGAGCAAAGGCGTTCGCGGAGATCTGCGCGGCCGTCGTCCTGGCCGGCGAGGTCTCGCTGGCCAGCGCAGTCCTGGCCGGCGACTGGGTGACCAGCCACGAGCGGCTGGGCAGGAACCGGTAG
- a CDS encoding type II toxin-antitoxin system VapC family toxin produces MIVDTSAVVAILTREPGWETLATALRAANGASMSAGTYVELGIVVDRLDDPSISRRLDRLLAAWNVAVVPLTPEQAAIARAAYADYGRGSGHPARLNLGDCFAYALASETGRPLLFKGSDFEHTDLAPAVR; encoded by the coding sequence GTGATTGTCGACACCTCAGCGGTGGTCGCGATCCTCACCCGGGAGCCGGGGTGGGAAACCCTCGCCACGGCCCTGCGCGCAGCGAACGGCGCGTCGATGTCAGCGGGCACATACGTGGAACTTGGGATCGTGGTCGACCGCCTCGACGACCCGTCGATCTCACGGCGCCTCGACCGACTGCTGGCTGCATGGAATGTCGCGGTCGTGCCGCTGACGCCGGAGCAGGCCGCGATCGCCCGTGCCGCCTACGCCGACTACGGCCGCGGATCGGGTCATCCGGCTCGGTTGAACCTGGGCGACTGTTTCGCATACGCGCTGGCCAGCGAGACCGGCCGGCCACTGTTGTTCAAGGGCAGCGACTTCGAACACACCGATCTGGCTCCGGCGGTCCGGTAG
- a CDS encoding long-chain fatty acid--CoA ligase → MSRDLEIPAEVELPITGTAGSIPAQNARTRPDRPMYLVRSGDGWTDVTAKQFDDQVRAVARGLVARGIAAGAPVAILSPTSYEWTVLDFALWSIGSFAVPIYDSSSAEQIEWILADSGAVAIAVDSSASADRVLQGANPPPMWRIDEDLLAALAAEGAGVEDAVLEQRLSDASAQDIATIVYTSGTTGRPKGCVLTHENLMFVVRTLVATTGPVVQQPGARTVLFLPLAHVLGRGAQVYCALGGMQVAHCPVPKQLQADMLTVRPTFLVGVPRIFEKIFNGSQQKAHAAGKGGIFERAAKVAIDYGRAIRESKPSLWLRAQHALFSRLLYSKMHEAMGGHLRFAITGGASLGERLGYFYAGIGVTVMEGYGLTETTASGTFNRAENSRIGTVGQPMPGTAVRIADDGEIWLRGPHVMAGYHHHPEATADAIDADGWFRTGDIGALDHDGFLRITGRKKEIIVTAGGKNVAPSGARGPHAGAQPDRPDHGGRRGPGLHRRLDHPGSRRLVRVGGRA, encoded by the coding sequence ATGTCCCGCGACCTCGAAATCCCTGCGGAAGTCGAACTACCCATCACCGGGACGGCGGGGAGTATCCCCGCGCAGAACGCCCGCACCCGGCCCGACCGGCCGATGTACCTCGTGCGATCCGGCGACGGCTGGACAGATGTGACCGCCAAGCAGTTCGACGACCAGGTCCGTGCCGTCGCGAGGGGCCTGGTCGCCAGGGGGATCGCAGCGGGGGCTCCCGTGGCCATCCTGTCGCCCACGAGTTACGAGTGGACCGTTCTCGACTTCGCCTTGTGGTCCATCGGCTCCTTCGCAGTGCCCATCTACGACTCCTCGTCGGCCGAGCAGATCGAGTGGATCCTCGCCGACAGCGGTGCGGTGGCCATTGCCGTCGACTCGTCTGCGTCGGCGGACCGGGTGCTGCAGGGCGCCAACCCGCCGCCGATGTGGCGCATCGACGAGGATCTGCTCGCGGCGCTGGCCGCCGAAGGCGCCGGTGTGGAGGACGCCGTCCTCGAGCAGCGCCTGTCGGACGCTTCCGCGCAGGACATCGCCACCATCGTCTACACGTCGGGTACCACCGGCCGGCCGAAGGGGTGCGTCCTGACCCACGAGAACCTGATGTTCGTGGTCCGCACCCTGGTGGCCACAACCGGGCCCGTGGTGCAGCAACCGGGAGCGAGGACCGTGCTGTTCCTGCCGTTGGCACACGTGCTGGGCCGTGGCGCCCAGGTGTACTGCGCGCTGGGTGGCATGCAGGTTGCGCACTGCCCGGTGCCCAAGCAGTTGCAAGCTGACATGCTCACCGTGCGTCCCACGTTCCTGGTCGGCGTTCCGCGCATCTTCGAGAAGATCTTCAACGGCTCGCAGCAGAAGGCGCACGCAGCGGGCAAGGGCGGGATCTTCGAGCGCGCGGCGAAGGTGGCGATCGACTACGGACGGGCCATCCGGGAGAGCAAGCCGTCGCTCTGGCTGCGCGCCCAGCACGCGCTGTTCTCCCGGTTGTTGTACAGCAAGATGCACGAGGCGATGGGCGGCCATCTGCGCTTCGCGATCACCGGCGGCGCCAGCCTCGGTGAGCGGCTCGGATACTTCTACGCAGGCATCGGCGTGACCGTCATGGAGGGGTACGGGCTGACGGAGACGACCGCCTCGGGAACCTTCAACCGCGCCGAGAACTCGCGGATCGGCACGGTGGGTCAACCCATGCCGGGCACCGCGGTGCGGATCGCCGACGACGGCGAGATCTGGTTGCGGGGGCCGCACGTCATGGCCGGCTACCACCACCACCCGGAAGCGACTGCTGACGCCATCGACGCCGACGGCTGGTTCCGCACCGGCGACATCGGTGCGCTGGATCATGATGGCTTCCTGCGGATCACTGGCCGTAAGAAGGAGATCATCGTGACTGCGGGCGGGAAGAACGTCGCGCCGTCCGGTGCTCGAGGACCGCATGCAGGCGCACAACCTGATCGGCCCGACCATGGTGGTCGGCGAGGGCCGGGCCTTCATCGGCGCCTTGATCACCCTGGATCCCGACGCCTTGTCCGCGTGGGCGGCCGCGCATGA